TGTTAATGTTTCCCGCTCTTTTGAATCCATCCTGCTGGAAAAGGAAGAACGTTCCCGAAAAACCGCCTGGCGGGTGGCCGCTGCCGGACTGATTCTTGCCGCAATGGCGATTGCGGCCATGATTATTCTGTTGCCGCTGAAAACCACCAACACTGAATTATGGTCAGTGGATAAACAGACCGGGCGCTATGAATATATGACCCGCGTGAAGGAGCGGGATATTTCGTCTGAAAAGGCACTGGCGCATTCACTGGCAGCACACTATGTCAGACTCCGCGAGGGATATAATTATTTTTCCCTCCAGCGTGATTATGACGACGTGCAGTTATTTAACAGCGACAGCGTGAACCGGGACTATCTGGACGGGTTTAACGGCGACCAGGCACCGGACGTGATTTTTAACAGGGCGGAATATGTCGTTTATATCGACATTATTTCCAATGTGCATGCGCCCGCCACCGGGCCGGATAATCTGGCGACCCTGCGTATTAAACGCACCATCCGCCGCATTGCCGATAATTCCGTGAAAACGGATGTCTGGAATATCCGTCTCACTTACCGCTACGTTCCGCACCGGCAACTGACCGACAGCCAGCGTGAAGTGAATCCGCTGGGCTTCATCGTCACCAGCTACCAGCGCGATAAAGAGCTGAGGGGGGAATGATGCTGAAACACATTCTGCTCCTCACGGGGTTACTGGTGTCATGCGTGTCATGGAGCGCGGCGACACCACGCGGCAGCACGTATGACAGCCGGATGCAGAACGTCACGTACAATAGCCAGAATGCCACGGTCGTCCGTACCCGCCCCGGCTACGTCACCATGCTGGTGTTTGACGATGATGAAACCGTTATCGATGCGCAGGCGGGTTTTCCCAGAGGCTGGACCGTGACGAAAAGCGATAACCGGGTGGGCGTCAGCCCGAACCCGATTACCCAGCCGGTCACGGACGCCAGCGGTAACAACGTCAGCCAGGTGTTTCTGCCGACAGAGAAAGACTGGAAAACCAATCTGTTCGTGGTGACCTCGAAGCGCGATTACAGCCTGGAGCTGAACGTGCTGGACCGCGACTCGCCCGCTCAGGCCTTTGTCATCCGCTACCACTATCCCGATGAGCAGCGGAAAAAGTCAGCGGCCACCAGCGCCACCCTCCAGCAACGACAGCAGGAAACACTGGACCGGCAGCGGATAGCGGCGGCATTCGGGCAGACAACCACGCCGCGCAACTGGCGCTATACAAAACGGGTGGCCGCCGGTTCCGCCGCCATCGCCCCGGACTTTACCTGGGATGACGGTCGTTTTGCGTATATCGGTTTTTCTCCTGCGAAAACCCTGCCTTCCGTTTTCCGGGTGGTTAACGGCCAGAAGCAGGCGGTCACGCCCGGAACGGTTAAACGGGGCAACTACACCGTGATGGTGGTTCCGGCATCGCCGCAACTGGTTCTGCGTTACGGCAGCTCGGTGGTGGGGATCGAAAACGACGGATTCGGGCGTATCCCGCTGACCAACAGTGACACCGTTTCGCCGTCCGTTACGCTGGAGGAAAAATGACCGACAAATCTTTCCCGGACGAACCGGAAAAAACCACCGCAGAACGGGAAGCAGAAGCCCGCGAACGCGCCCGCGCGGCAATGGCATATCAGGAACCGGAGCAGAAAACGCCGCCCGGTCAGCCGAAAGTGACCCGCTTTCGTAAAGCTTCTGGTCGCCGCACGCTGATCGTCAGCCTGCTGAGTCTGGTACTGGTCATCGCGCTGGCATCCGGTGGCGATCGTCTTCTCAGCGCCCTGAAAAGGGGTGCTGAGAAAGAATCTGACACCGCGCCGCCCTCCTCCGGGGCAGTGCTGCAGGAGCGTAAGAATCTGGGCATGGACAGTAACCCGTTTGGCCTGTTCGGGCCAGGGAGGCAGGAAAGCGCAGGCCCTGCCAGTCAGAGCGCCCCGGCCACTCCAGCTCTGCCGCCCGGGCAGCCCGCCCTGAACAAGGCGGCAGCACTGGCAGACGGGCTGAACAGCGGCAGTACAGGGTCAGGGGACAATACACGCACGTCCCGAAGCGGAGTGCGCAGCAACACGGAAACGTCGGGCAGACCGTCAGCCTCCACGGCGTACACATCCTGTCAGTCTGTACTGGTCAGTGGCGAAGATGGACGCCTGCGCTGCCCGGATACGACAGCACCGGCAGGCAGCAATAACAACGACGATCCGGGCGTTGCCCGCGTCACCGGTGTCAGGCGGCTGGGCCTCGATCCCGATCTCTATATCCCGGTGGATCGTTATATTCCGTGTTCGATGATGCGGCGCTTCGTATCCGATGTTGGCGGTCATATCTCCTGCCTGATCAGTGAGAATGTCTGGAGCGCCAGTAACCATGTGAAGCTGATCCCGGCAGGAACGGTCGCCCGTGGCGTCTACCGCACCGGCGCACTGCAACACGGGCGCAGCCGGATGTTTGTGCTGTGGACGGAGCTGCGCACACCGGAGCCCGGCAGCCTGCAAATCCCTCTCACTGATACGCAGGCCACTGGCCCGCTCGGTGAAGCAGGGATCGCAGGCTGGATCGACAGCCATTTCTGGGAGCGTTTCGGCAACGCCCTGATGCTCAGTACCGTGCAGGACGTGGCGGCAGCGGCATCAGATGCTGCGCCGGGTAAAGACCGCAATACCGACTATACCGAAAACACCCGCGCCGCCACGGCGGAAATGGCGAAAACGACGCTGGAAAACAGCATCAGTATCCCGCCCACGATGTACCTGAACCAGGGCGATGTGATCGGCATCATGACCGGCACGGATATTGATTTTTCCTCTGTTTATCAACTACAGCTAAAAAAGAAATGGTATGAGCGCTGAAAACCTGTCACTGGATTTTATGAAAAATCAGCTGTTCGGTGATTATCTGCCAGTCGAAGGGCTGACCGAAATCGCGATTAACCGACCGGGGGAACTGCACACCAAAATAAAGGGGGCATGGCAGCAGCGTGAATCCCCGATCACGCTGCGTCAGTGTTACGCCTTTGCCAGAGCACTGGCGTCCTGGCATGACGATAATATTGACGATACGTCACCGATACTGTCGGCCACGCTCGAATCCGGCGAGCGTATTCAGACGATTATTCCCCCCGCCTGTGAGCGTAATACGGTATCCATTACGTTACGCAAGCCCTCGTTTGAACAGAAAACACATCAGTCATGGATTGATGCGGGATTTTATCAGCGCGTGGCCGGTCAGGAAAATACGAAAAGTCAGGATAATGCACTGATCCGGTTATACCACAGCGGGGATATTCCCCGCTTTATGGAAAAGGCGGTGGAATACGGCAAAACAATTTTTATTGTGGGTGAAACCGGCTCCGGTAAAACCACCTATATGAAAACGCTGCTGCATTATATTCCGCTGCATCTCCGGCTGGTAACGATTGAAGATAATCCTGAAATCCGCTTTTATCACCATGCCAATTATGTTCATCTTTTTTACCCGGCGGATGCCGGGGATAACGCCATTGTCACACCCGGCAGGCTGATCCGGGCTAATTATCGTATGAACCCTGACCGGATATTACTGGCAGAAATTCGTGGGCGTGAAGCGTGGGACGGGCTGAAAATTGTCGGCTCCGGGCATGAGGGGTTAATCACCTCCCTGCATGCGGGCAGCCCGGAAGAATGTATTGAAGGGATCATTGACCGCTGCTATGAAAACCCCGACTGCCGAAATATTCCTTTTGATGTGCTGTTACGCAAGGTACTTAAAAGCATTGATGTCATCGTCAGTATTGATATAAACGGCGATGTTCGCCGGATGCATGATATTTACTTTAAACCAGTTCATTTAAATAGCATGAAAGAGGCATTCAGAAAATAACTCCGGCAAATAAAATCACCCAAGATACGTAACCTTTCATTAATCATAACGGTGACTGAAATGAAGAAAGTCATACTGTCCGTATTATTTCTTGGCGTTATGGCGTCATATTCAACATCCGCAATGGCTGCGAATGCCTGCGAAGTGGTGTTATGTATGTACGGTAAAGCAACCGGAAATAGCGGCGGCAGTGAATGTCACACCGCTGAACGGGCATTTTTTAATATCGTAAAAAAGAACAGGCATGGTTTTCTGCCTGACCATACGGCTGATGCCAGAAAATCGTTTTTACTTGAATGTGATTCGGCAGACCCGGCGGCTATCGGTCAGATCATCAGTAAATATGGCCGCGTTCGCGGTTAATACTGGCGAGACGGGCACAGAGCATGACGGTTTTCAGGTTTTTACGGCTTCTGTATTTCGCGGATTAAGGAGCGAAGAAACAGGGGCCGTAAAAATGAGGCAGCGGACAGAAATATTTTCGCGGGTTAAGGAGCGAAAATAATTCAGGCACCGCGCCTCACCTGCAAACAGCCGCGCCCACGCGGATTTTGCAGGCCGGGGGGAGCCGGATAAATTTCGCCGCCCCGGCGCGCGAAAAGCTGTCGCCCACGACAGCGGTTTACCCGGGGGGCACAGCACCGCACGCCGTCGCGGCTAAGTCTCCGGCCCAAAGCCGGTAGCGTGGCGCGACCACCCTCTTTAAAGGTCAGCTTCCCTTTTATTCCCGCTGCGAGGAACGAGCAAAGGGAATAAAAAGGCGAAAGCGACCGTCTTAAAGGGGGTGGTCGCGCGTAGCGCGTGACGGTGTGCCGCCTTTGACCCTGGGGGTTTTGGAGTGGCGTCCAGCCACGACATTACCCCCATGCGACAGGCAATAAGGGCGTCCAGCCCGCATGTACTGGCGCACGCCGTTTCGTACCGGGAAGCATGCTTTCCGGCACATGGTCGCACAGCGGCCACCTTCTTTACCCCATGACATCGCCCCGCCTTTTCGCCCGACACCGTGGGGCGAATTGACGGGGCGATGTCATGGGGCGAATAGCTGACGAAGGAGGCACGATGATTTTAAATAAGCTTGCCGCTTCACTGTCGCCGATAGTGAACGGGATGCTGGCGCTGCTCGCTTTTGTACAACAGCAACAACTGATGCTGGCGTTATTCGCGGGGCTGACGATGCCGTTTTTTGCGTCGATGAAAAGCGATGAACGGCAGAAAGCGCCGCTCTGGAAAAAGCTGATTATTGCTTTTTCCCTGCTGTGTTTTCTCTCTGGCACACTGGCCCCGATAGTTATCGGATCCTTTCAGTGGCTGTATAAAATAAAACTCACCAGTGATAATACAGTACTGGCCTGGTCAGTACGGATTGTATTCACTGTAACCGGGATTATTTTTCATATTATGCTTCGTCGTGTATTCACGCCGGAACTGGATAGAATTAAGAAACGCCTTGTTAAAAAGACCACCCTTGAACGGGAATTACGTACTGATGTCCGCACCGTGAAATCCCTGCTACCGGAAACTCTGCATTATAACCCGCTGGATTATATCGACCTGAATAAAGGAATCTTTACTGGCATGGACAGGGAGAATGAACCGATGTATCTCCCGTTAAAGGACTGGCAGAAACAACACGCGGACATTATTGGCACCACCGGAGCCGGTAAAGGGGTCGCAGCCGGGATATTGCTCTACCAGAGCATTCTGGCCGGTGAAGGTGTCTTTGTTATGGACCCCAAGGATGATGAATGGGCTCCACACCTTTACCGCAAAGCCTGTGAGGATGCAGGCAAGCCTTTTGCCTTAATTGACCTGCGAAAACAGCAATACCAGTTAAACCTGATTGAAGATATTACGCCCGATGAACTGGAAGAACTGTTTGTTGCAGGGTTCAGCCTTGCGGAAAAAGGACAGGAATCTGACTTTTATCGCATTGATGACCGAAAAGCCGCGCGTATCGCCGCGCAATTTGTCAGCGATAATCCATCGGCAACACTCCGGGATGTTTATAACGGTGATTATGTTCAGGGTATTGCTGAAAGAATCAAAGCATTTTTCGGCAAGATTGAGGAACTGGCATTACTCAATGCCGTTAATTCACCGAAAGGTTTTTCACTCAGGAAAATATTTGATGAAGGTGGTTGCTGTTATGTTGTCGGTTCCATGCGAAACAGCAAAATTATAACCGCACAGCGGATGCTGCTGGTTCGCCTTTACCAGTTAGCAGAAAGGCGCGACCGTGTAACAGACGTCCCCCGCCCCATTGCTATTTATCTTTCCGAACTTAAATACCATTTATCCAGGCCAGCGCTGGAAGGTTTAGGCGCGGCACGGGATAAAGGCGTCCATATTATTATGGACCACCAGTCCATTGGCGATTTAAAAGACTGCCCGGCAGATTTGAAAGGCGACGCCGTTGTCGGCGCAGTCGTTGAAAATGCCAAATTCAAACTGGTTTATCGGGTTATGGACCCGGACACGGCGGAATGGGTGGCGAGAATGTCAGGCACTATTCTGGTGGATGACGAACTCCGTAAGGCTAAGACGGATAATATGCTGACTGAAACCATCGACAGTGAGCGCACAATACGCCAGGCCGAACGTTTCTTTATTGACAGTAATATGATCCTGAACCTGCCTGATTTTGTCAGCTTTATCTTTACGACAAAAACGCTACCTTCTGCTTCACTGATTTCACCGATAAAGGTCAAAAAGCGTCAGCTAAAAATCTTCTCGGTTTCCCCTGATATTGCCGCAACGGCGGCACCGGTGAAAATCACACTGGACTTTAGCGAGGATGATAAACCAGCCATGCCGGATGTGATGACAACACACCCGGCTCTTTTCTTCGACGAAAACGAAGTAAAACCGTTAAAGCCGAAACCTGATGATGAAGAACACATGTCCCCGCTGGATTTATAAGGAGCGCTTATGCTGATTTCGTCCTTTCACGAGCGCCAGACGCGTAACAGCGAAAAAATAAAACAACTGCTGAACTTCCTGAAAGAAGAAACCTACAGTGATTTTAAAACGCTGATGCTGCTATTTGGTTTCCGGGATCATAAGTCGCTTTATTCGCTACTGGCAAAAACGGAGCGAATGGGGCTAATTCAGAAGCATATGCTTGAATCACGGACAATGAAGATTTCATTATGGGGGATCACCAGCGACGGCCTGGCGGTGGTGTTAACCCCGAATGATAAAATCTTTCCTGCGCGGTTTGAACCATCAAAAATCAGCGGCTGGACGCTGGAGCACCATCTTGATAATCAGGCCGCCAGGCTTATTCTGGAGAAGAAAGGCGCTTCGGGATGGATTAACGGCGACCGGACCACTTTTATCAGCCAGTATCAGGTGAAACATCGCCCGGACGGGTTACTGACCCTGCCTAACGGTAACGTAATTGCCATTGAAACCGAGCGCCGCCTGAAAACCCGAGCCCGTTATCAGTCGATCATTGCCAGTCACTTACTGGCCCGGACCCGCAAGCAGTGGATTTACGTTTTTTATGTTGTGCCCGATCGACAGAAGAAGCTTGCGCTTGAACTGCTGTTTGACAGCATCATGCATGTCATCATCAACCATCAGCACATCCCGCTGGAAGAACGTCACCGCAGGGTGTTTCGCATTTATACCCTTGATGAACTGAAGCGCCTGTCATTAGACAGTTATACGTAAGCTTTGACTCAGGCCATCGTGATGGCCTCACCGGGCTGGCGGCGATACCGCCAGCCCGGAATATTTTTGTATTTCACTGCGAGGCGCAGACTGTCCGGTACTCGCTGTGCTGCGTTCCGCCTCAGTCTGCGCCTTGCAGCGTTGCCGGTTAAAAAACATGTAACCGCATTCCCTTGCGGTTGTCCGGCTCCGGCCTCAGAGTTTATCCATCAGATAACGATGCGCTTTAGAGGCGACGCTGGCCGCTTTGAAAATATAACGCTTGTCGTTTTTCAGTGCTTTCAGCCAGGAAGCAATATAGCTTTCATGTTGTACCTCTCCCTCAATCCCCAGATCAGCCATCAGAAAGGCACTTCCCAGCTCCGCCACCAGTTTTTCCTCTGCATAATCCGCACTGCCAAACTTCCCTTTCATTTCACGGTTCAGGCGTTTTTTACCCCCACTCCAGTGGACAAGTTCATGCAGGCCGGTAGCGTAGAAATTCGCCGCATCTGAAAACAGATGGCGCTCCGGTAGCCAGACTTCATCTGTTGATGGGCTGAAAAAGGCGTTTTGTCCTTTCTCGATGATGTTTGCACCGCTCTTCCTGAACAGGTTTTCAGCCTCGGGCAACGAGTCAAAAGTTGCTTCCGGACTGACCGTTTCTGTGGTCAGAGTTAAACCGTCGATTTGCTGAACGTTAAACACGGTGAAAGTTTTCAGCATCGGGATATGGTCGATTTCTCCGGCGTCGTTTTCCTTCTCCAGGGTGGTGTAGAAAATGGCTGTTGTTCCATGCTCACCCTTGCGAACCTGTCCACCTGCTGCCTGTGCCTGTTTGTAGGTCAACCAGCGTGAATCGCTGAACCCCTGTTTCGATGCACTGCTCCACAGCAACATGATATTCATGCCGCTGTAGGCTACGCCGGTGGCGTAATTGGATGGCAAACCAGACATGCCAGATACACGCTGCCACGGGCAGGACCACGGTTTTACACCGGCTTCCAGCGCTGCAATGATGTTGTCGGTTACGGTCTGATAAATATCCGTTCTGGTTTTAGAAAATTTCGTCTTTGAGGAGCCTGACGGGTTCAGCGGGGATACGCTGGTCGCCGCTGCGGTGTTAGGGGCGCTGGTCCGGGTGGTATGCAGGGAAATCGTCATGGTTTTCTCTCCGTCAGTGTGTGATTTTCGTCTTCGTATCGCCTGACGGTTCGCTTTCCCGGCATCGTTCTGTCCTGCAAGGGCGCAGCATGCGTGCCATTTACCCTTGCGGGACGGGTTGTGTTGGGAAACGATTAACCGGAAGCAGAAATGAAGAACGAAAAGCGCACGGGAGAAAAAACTGCCCCTGCATAGCCGGGTGTAGCGCCCCTTACTTCGCAGCGGTGAAAAGTCGATTTGGTTGTGTTGAGTCGGGGACTTGCACTGACAGGAACTTCATGTTGGTGTTAGCATTCTTTCCTGCCGGTCGAGACGATCCTGCTAACCGGGGGCGATTTGTTCTTAAATTGTCTCGTTCCGGCATCAATCAGAACCAAGCCCCGATTTTCTACTTATTAAGCGCAGCGTACAATCTGTCCATCACCACCCGGATCCAAGGTGAGAGATTTCTTGAAACAGGCCACTATACGGTAA
The window above is part of the Pectobacterium araliae genome. Proteins encoded here:
- a CDS encoding virB8 family protein, which translates into the protein MSDIQNIVNVSRSFESILLEKEERSRKTAWRVAAAGLILAAMAIAAMIILLPLKTTNTELWSVDKQTGRYEYMTRVKERDISSEKALAHSLAAHYVRLREGYNYFSLQRDYDDVQLFNSDSVNRDYLDGFNGDQAPDVIFNRAEYVVYIDIISNVHAPATGPDNLATLRIKRTIRRIADNSVKTDVWNIRLTYRYVPHRQLTDSQREVNPLGFIVTSYQRDKELRGE
- a CDS encoding type IV secretory system conjugative DNA transfer family protein, with product MILNKLAASLSPIVNGMLALLAFVQQQQLMLALFAGLTMPFFASMKSDERQKAPLWKKLIIAFSLLCFLSGTLAPIVIGSFQWLYKIKLTSDNTVLAWSVRIVFTVTGIIFHIMLRRVFTPELDRIKKRLVKKTTLERELRTDVRTVKSLLPETLHYNPLDYIDLNKGIFTGMDRENEPMYLPLKDWQKQHADIIGTTGAGKGVAAGILLYQSILAGEGVFVMDPKDDEWAPHLYRKACEDAGKPFALIDLRKQQYQLNLIEDITPDELEELFVAGFSLAEKGQESDFYRIDDRKAARIAAQFVSDNPSATLRDVYNGDYVQGIAERIKAFFGKIEELALLNAVNSPKGFSLRKIFDEGGCCYVVGSMRNSKIITAQRMLLVRLYQLAERRDRVTDVPRPIAIYLSELKYHLSRPALEGLGAARDKGVHIIMDHQSIGDLKDCPADLKGDAVVGAVVENAKFKLVYRVMDPDTAEWVARMSGTILVDDELRKAKTDNMLTETIDSERTIRQAERFFIDSNMILNLPDFVSFIFTTKTLPSASLISPIKVKKRQLKIFSVSPDIAATAAPVKITLDFSEDDKPAMPDVMTTHPALFFDENEVKPLKPKPDDEEHMSPLDL
- the virB11 gene encoding P-type DNA transfer ATPase VirB11, with amino-acid sequence MSAENLSLDFMKNQLFGDYLPVEGLTEIAINRPGELHTKIKGAWQQRESPITLRQCYAFARALASWHDDNIDDTSPILSATLESGERIQTIIPPACERNTVSITLRKPSFEQKTHQSWIDAGFYQRVAGQENTKSQDNALIRLYHSGDIPRFMEKAVEYGKTIFIVGETGSGKTTYMKTLLHYIPLHLRLVTIEDNPEIRFYHHANYVHLFYPADAGDNAIVTPGRLIRANYRMNPDRILLAEIRGREAWDGLKIVGSGHEGLITSLHAGSPEECIEGIIDRCYENPDCRNIPFDVLLRKVLKSIDVIVSIDINGDVRRMHDIYFKPVHLNSMKEAFRK
- the virB10 gene encoding VirB10/TraB/TrbI family type IV secretion system protein; translated protein: MTDKSFPDEPEKTTAEREAEARERARAAMAYQEPEQKTPPGQPKVTRFRKASGRRTLIVSLLSLVLVIALASGGDRLLSALKRGAEKESDTAPPSSGAVLQERKNLGMDSNPFGLFGPGRQESAGPASQSAPATPALPPGQPALNKAAALADGLNSGSTGSGDNTRTSRSGVRSNTETSGRPSASTAYTSCQSVLVSGEDGRLRCPDTTAPAGSNNNDDPGVARVTGVRRLGLDPDLYIPVDRYIPCSMMRRFVSDVGGHISCLISENVWSASNHVKLIPAGTVARGVYRTGALQHGRSRMFVLWTELRTPEPGSLQIPLTDTQATGPLGEAGIAGWIDSHFWERFGNALMLSTVQDVAAAASDAAPGKDRNTDYTENTRAATAEMAKTTLENSISIPPTMYLNQGDVIGIMTGTDIDFSSVYQLQLKKKWYER
- a CDS encoding TrbM/KikA/MpfK family conjugal transfer protein, with translation MKKVILSVLFLGVMASYSTSAMAANACEVVLCMYGKATGNSGGSECHTAERAFFNIVKKNRHGFLPDHTADARKSFLLECDSADPAAIGQIISKYGRVRG
- the mobC gene encoding MobC family replication-relaxation protein — translated: MLISSFHERQTRNSEKIKQLLNFLKEETYSDFKTLMLLFGFRDHKSLYSLLAKTERMGLIQKHMLESRTMKISLWGITSDGLAVVLTPNDKIFPARFEPSKISGWTLEHHLDNQAARLILEKKGASGWINGDRTTFISQYQVKHRPDGLLTLPNGNVIAIETERRLKTRARYQSIIASHLLARTRKQWIYVFYVVPDRQKKLALELLFDSIMHVIINHQHIPLEERHRRVFRIYTLDELKRLSLDSYT
- the virB9 gene encoding P-type conjugative transfer protein VirB9; amino-acid sequence: MMLKHILLLTGLLVSCVSWSAATPRGSTYDSRMQNVTYNSQNATVVRTRPGYVTMLVFDDDETVIDAQAGFPRGWTVTKSDNRVGVSPNPITQPVTDASGNNVSQVFLPTEKDWKTNLFVVTSKRDYSLELNVLDRDSPAQAFVIRYHYPDEQRKKSAATSATLQQRQQETLDRQRIAAAFGQTTTPRNWRYTKRVAAGSAAIAPDFTWDDGRFAYIGFSPAKTLPSVFRVVNGQKQAVTPGTVKRGNYTVMVVPASPQLVLRYGSSVVGIENDGFGRIPLTNSDTVSPSVTLEEK
- a CDS encoding ArdC family protein; protein product: MTISLHTTRTSAPNTAAATSVSPLNPSGSSKTKFSKTRTDIYQTVTDNIIAALEAGVKPWSCPWQRVSGMSGLPSNYATGVAYSGMNIMLLWSSASKQGFSDSRWLTYKQAQAAGGQVRKGEHGTTAIFYTTLEKENDAGEIDHIPMLKTFTVFNVQQIDGLTLTTETVSPEATFDSLPEAENLFRKSGANIIEKGQNAFFSPSTDEVWLPERHLFSDAANFYATGLHELVHWSGGKKRLNREMKGKFGSADYAEEKLVAELGSAFLMADLGIEGEVQHESYIASWLKALKNDKRYIFKAASVASKAHRYLMDKL